The genomic DNA TTCGTGAAATAACATTTCTTGGTAGATAAAGGAGCAGAGTTCATGGGTGGAAAAATATTTAGCAAACTGCCCGATGAGCGCATCATGTGATGCTATAAATCACATCAAAACATAAAACTCTATCACTCACGCTCAAGGATAATTATGACAATGTAACTGACCTCTCTCTGCtattaaaatgtttttttgtGAAACCCTTCTGGCCACTTTAAATGCAATTTTCACACAAAGCcgccttcttttttttcccttggCAACGTCCCGCCTGTTTAGTATGATCTCCCCTCAAGGGAAAATCAGTTGAAACCAGTTGGCAGCAGAAGTTTGAATGCTCAGTTATACGTCTAGCCTTCACCGACTTCCAGTGTTCGAAGCAACAGAGCAAAGAAAGAGTTCCGAACGTGACTGAGAGAGGCAGGTTTCGTTAACGATTGTTTGATCGACTCTGCTAATAACTTAGCCTCTGATCATGGTAACTCTGTTGCTCATATTCCATTtagtacatttttttttaaaccgtgAAGATTAATAGAACTTTCTTTTCATTTGCATTCAATTTTCGTGATACATTCTGTGCATAACGCAATCTGTGACAAAGCAGCTATGCAATTTTTCTACACAGTGCTTAAACCCTTGAGTTAAGAAACGTTAGCCCAATTGCTTTTCATTAAATGTGTAGCTATCCAGCTTGAGAGACGGTGCAGACACGACCGGCCGAGTGGCCGCCTCCTGTGCTATGACAGCTGTGTGATTATGTGAGAACTTACCCATTTTTACCAAACTGAATTTATGTCAGTTCAGTTTCTTGGCTGTTTCTTAAGTCTGCAAAATGCTGGAACAGTGTTTGGTCGACTGTGTAAATTATTATGACAAATGTTTTATATCTTTCTTGCTTTCTGGCTGACATTGTTATTGGAGACGATCTTTGCGGGATAAGGATTAACTGATTACATTTCGAATGCAAAATATGCTTTCATTGTCGTGTCTTTATTGTAAGGTTACATCAGATAAAATAGGAATAAAGAGGGTCTTTTATTTTGATGGAATGAGTTTTTTTGATGGGACTGCGTTTCATAACATCTTCCAGCTATTTGTTAagatttttttcttaaattaaaTTCTATTAAAAGTGCAAAATAAGCCAGAGAAGATGTACAATTGTTGACTTGCGTTGTTTTGGTGCTGCAACGATTTCCAAGGAGCCCCATCTGGCCAAATAGTTTTAAAGTGATGAGAAAAGCATTGGAAGTGAAACATTGGACAATAGCAAATCTGCAATTTGTGAGACATTTATTACATTGGCCTGTTTCTTGCTGTAAAATTCATTCAgctcaactggtctatgctgatataaaagtaaaatactgcagatgctggaaatctgaactaaaaatagaaaatggctggaaaagctcagcaggtctggcagcgtctgtggagaaagaaacaaagttaaagcTTCAAATCGGTCTGACTTCTTCAGCACCCTCCGAAGATGAGTCATgtggactccaaacgttaactgtttccctttccacagatgctgccagacctgctaagcttttccagcattttctgtttttaggtcCATGCTGATATTTTTTGCTCCACctgagactcctcccactccacttcACCCTATCAGCGTATCCTTTTATTCGCCATGTATTTGTCCGGTTTCACCTGATTGAATGTTGTTGCTTGTGTTACTAAGCCCAGTGTTGTTAGGCACTTATTTTACGGGATATGTTTTATTCTAATAATTGTGCTTCCATTTGTGCTCCCTTCTGATTTATTTTATTCGCTGCATTGAAATATGTATTATTTCTAACAAGGGGGACAAGAAAAGGACTGTGTACAATAGCCATTGCAGCCTCACCCAAGCATCCTAATTCTCCATTGCAACCTTCTTTACAGCTTACACTTGCCATTTTCAGTTTGCTTTTGCACTTTGCGCTGCAAGCTTTGTCTCCTCTGGACCAGGTGTTCCAGTATATTGATGAACATCAGGACGACTATGTCCAGGTAAGGTCTGCACACACAAATGGTTATCCAAATTGGGATGGTATGGCTAATGTCAGTGATCTTTTGGTGCTTGGTACTTGGTAAAGCTCCCCTCTGTACTCTTTCGCGAGGGAAATTTCACAGGAGGTGCacaatgagtgcagttgatgctCACATCAATTTAAGAGGCTCTGCAGATTTTCGTTAGCGGGCATAGGCATCTTATAATATTTGTGGGAGGTTGTTCCAGTccttatttgttttatttttttggtggggggagaaaggagtTAGCTGGGTGCTGGGGTTCCTCAGGGTTGAATTTAACCCAGGGCCGGTTGGATGGGGTGGAGGCTTTGGATATAAAGTGTTATTTGGACAACCTCTTCTCTAAGGGTATGAACATGTTGCAACTGCTCCAGAGTGACTTGAATGTTTAACATTGAATGGGTGGTTGGTGAACTCCGCCCACACCTGTAAATATATCACCTGGTTAGGAGGGTGCATTTGGAGCTGGTGGTCGGAACAAGGGATGCCTGGCTGGTACAATTGCAATGGTAAACATTCTACAAAATAGGTTCCAGTTCTCCAGCTTCTGGGTTAGAATTGAGGTTCAGTTGCAAAACTTGCCTTTATGCGGATCattccatgacctcaggatatcccaaattattttacagccaatgaagtactttttgaagtgcagtcactgttgtaaggcaagaaatgtggcagtcaatttgcgtacagcaagctcccacatacagtattgtgataatgaccaggtagaGTGTCCtagtgattttggttgagggataagtattggccaggacaccgggacgAACTCCCTCGCTCCTCTTCAAGAtaggccatgggatcttttacttccacctgaggGGATAGACAGGAGCTCGGTTTAACgtcacatctgaaagacagtgcggcactccccagTCAATATGCTCAGGTGTCCAGAGTGAGGCCTTGTTCAGATTCCATGTGGAGtgactgcattcagttctgggcaccaggcCTCAGAAAGGATATCTTGGCCTCGGAGTGGGTGTAGCGCAGGTTCTTCAAAATGACACTGGGCTAAAAGGGCTAAATTATGCGGAAAAGTTGCATAGATCAGGCTTGTACTCCCTCGAGTATAGACGATTGAAgggtgatctgatcgaggtgtttaAAAGAATTAAAGAATAGATACAGAAATAATATTTCTCTCTGATGGGGGAAATCAAGAATAAGGGGCTTAATCTTTAAAGACTGAAATTGGTAAGTTCTTATTGGAaaaaggtatcaagggatatgaaatTAAGGCAGATAAAGTGGGGGTTGAAGGAATGATCAGGCATTATCTAAttaaatggcggagaaggcttgtggggctgagtggcctgcaaTTGTTCCTATTGATCTATACTTGTAAAGGAAAAATAATTGAAGGTTtacggggaaagagcaggagaatgggattaattgactagctctttcaaagggctggcactggcatgataggctgaatggcctccttctttgctatACAGTCCAAGATTTTATGAATATGTGTAAAGACAAAAAAAACAACCTTTTTCCCATTAATACTTGGTTGTGTTGTCATTGTTTTATCAGTTTTATTGGGACTATttccccccagcccaccccaagCCAAGTTAACACTTgagtacaatattggtctccttatttaaggaagggtgcattaaaagcagttcaaagaatgtttgctagactaataccaggaatgggtgggctgtcttatgaggaaaggttggacaggttaggtttgtatccactgaagtttagaagactaagaggtgacttgattgaaacctttaagaaccTTCCGGGGGGTTgcagggtttggggggtggggggcttgacagggtggatgtggagagaatatttcttcttgtgggagaatgtagaactaggcatcagtgtttaaaaataagagggtgcccatttaaataagggatgaggagaattcttttctctcagagtacagtgagtctttggaactcccttcctcaaaaggcagtggaagcagagtctttgaatattgttaaggtagaagtagatagattcttgattaacaagggggtgaaaggttacaatcagatcagccatgatcttattgaatggtggagcaggctcgaggagccaagttagcctactcctaatttgtatgtttgtatgtaacacTCTACAAGACCCTTACCTGGGAGAATAGCACAATCCAGGTAATGTCTATGTTCAAGGATGTAATGATTAACTGCTCGTTTTGCCTCTGGTTAGGGAGGCACATGTGTAGAGATTTGGTAGTGTTAAGTATATAATTATGCAGCAATTTCAATTTGCAGAATCTGAAAGAATGGATAGCAATCCAGAGTGAATCAGGCAATCCGACAAAGAGAGAGGATGTGATTCAAATGATGCAGGTTGTGGGTGAGAGAATCAAAGGCCTCGGAGGAACTATTGAGCTAACAGATCTGGGCAATGAGGAGGTACAGTATAACTCAACCTGATGGATCCTTTGCACATTAAACAAAATGCAAGGAAATGATTTTCAATCTGTTTAGAAATACTACATATTTGTAAAGATATGAAGCCATCACTTTCTCCTGTATTTCTGTGGTCCCAAACCTGGGGTGGCGGTGTAGTTGTTATGTTCCTAGACTAGTagagaggcctggactaataatctagtgatttcaaatcccaccattggagTTTGAGAATTTGGAAATTGAAAAGCTGGGGTCAGTAAAAATGACCACGTTTGCCATAacatggagataaaaacaaaaaaaaactgcggatgctggaaattcaaaacaaaaacagaattacctggaaaaactcagcaggtctggcagcgtcggcggagaagaaaaaagttgacgttctgagtcctcatgacccttcaacagaactgaataatattaggagaggggtgaaatataagctggtttagggtgggtgtggggggagagaatattgaattcaacaactttagatcttgaactccctcctccatccccaccccctttccgtttcttccccctcccttttgttttttccaataatttatatagatttttcttttcccacctatttccattatttttaaatctataccttttatgcccggtTAGCCTtattccatcccacccccactagagctgtaccttgtgtgtcctgccatccattcttaattagcacgttcgtttagataatatcaccaccttcaacacctctttgttcttttgtccgtgacatcttttgataatctgctcctatcactgcttgcttgtccctacaaccacacccccccgcaccaccacctccccaacttctctccccccacccaccccaccttaaaccagcttatatctcacccctctcctaatttcacccagttctgctgaagggtcatgaggactcaaaacgtcaactgttttcttctccgccgatgctgccagacctgctgagtttttccaggtaattctgtttttgttttgccataacgtggttgactctcaactgtgAGGTGGCGAGATAGTGGTAATGTAATTGGAAAGGCTAatgctaatgttctggggagatggattcaaatcccaccacgacaactggtggaatttaaattcaattaataaacctggaattagtGTCGGTAATGATAACCatccgattgtcgtaaaaacccatctggttcactaatgcactttagggaaggaaatctgccagccatacccggtctggcctacatgtgactccagatccacagcaatgtggttgactattaactgccctttgaaatggccctagcaagttactcagttgaagagcaattagagatggacggtatatgctggacttgccagcgatgcccacatcttgtgatagaataaaggaaaaaaatgcaagcctcgcagttgtatcaaactgctacatcTGGGCGCCTAAGGATGGACAGTTACtgttggccttaccagcaatgcctacatcctgagaatgaatcaaAAATACAttacagaaaattcagccttTCAAACCCATAATCTCCTTCAGGATCTCTGCTATTGTAGCTCCAAATTATCACTAAGGGATATGATCAACTGGTCAGGGATGCCTCACATGATTTACCCTCTAGGCCCTGtgttggcattttgctggcatttCCTCCAAACATTGCGATCAGAACTCATGGCCAGGAGCCGTCCTGATTGACCAACGTAACGTGATAACATACCTCAGGGAGTGCTTTAAGTGAAAAGCATAAAAGTAGAAGCTCAATAAGTACACGACGGAGAAAAGaacagaaggttatgctgatagggtgagacgAAGAGGAAAGAGGTGGAGCattaacaccagcatggactagttgggctgaatggcctgtgccTTTGCTGTACATCCTGTGTAACTTGATAACAGAGCATCAAGCCTTAGTCCCTTGAGAGTAGAGTCCCTTGGGAAGTAAGTAATAATTGAATCATTGTTGTGATTTGGTATGTAAGGTATAATATTTCAATCCTCAGATGATCAACAAAAAgtcaaaaaaattattttattcagAATTTGAAATTTGACTTTGATATGCCTCTGCTCCCTCATTACATTTACCTATgaatattttatttaataatttaataGAGATGTACAGGGTTATGACAGTTCTTGATAAGGTAGATAAAGAAaatctgttcccattagctgatggtgcaaggattctggggacacagatttaagattttgggcaagagatgcaggggggtatgtgaggaagaactttgttACTCAGTGGgttgtaatgacctggaacttgctgccaatgagggtggtggaagtggaggtgatcaatgatttcaaaaggatataaacttgcaggactaaggggatagagcgggggaatggggctgattggattgctctgcagagggccagcatggatctgatgggctgaatgaccttcttctgTGCCTTAATGACCTCATGACTAATTTCTGGTTACTGCTTTGCTTTATGTGATATGCCCATGCTCTCTGTAGCTTCCCTGTGGAAAAATCATTTCATTACCTCCAGTGGTTTTGGGTGAATTGGGAAAAGATCCAAATAAAACTACAGTCTGCATTTATGGTCATGTTGATGTTCAAGCTGCGAAAATCGAGGACGGATGGTCTACAGACCCATACCTGCTAACAGAAAAGGATGGTCAGTATTGTGACTGGGTACTAATTTTTACAATACCTCAACTTACATTGGTTGTTGGGCCACCATGATTATTTTCCGTTTTCTTCAAGAGGAATGTTCTTTGCCTATTTTATTACCTTCTTGCTGTTCTAGGCACGATTACCACTGTATTGAGGCCCTTTGTTCCTATATTAACACTAAGTCAAACAGATGCTACAAAACCACCATCACTCAGCTTATACAACACTTTGTACATCCTCTAACAAGAATCCCCCTTAGGTAATGCTACCTTTAGCTAGGGGTCTGCCAGCACCTCAATTATAAAATTCTCAACTTATTTAcaattccctccatggcctcgcctctccctatcccctccaATCCTACATCCCTCttagatctctgcactcttttaaATCTGTCCTCTTGGGTGGCCTCAATTTCCATTGCTCCAATATtgacggccgtgccttcagctgcctgtgtcctaagCTCCGGAACTCCCTCGCTAAACCTCTCCTACCTCACtacttctctttcttcctttaagacactcctcaaaacctgccactgcgaccaagcttttggtcacccatcctaatatctccttcaacTATTTGGGATTAATCAGATAGCTccaccaaagagccagcacagaaaggatgggctgaatggctgtgcTATTGTGCTGggtcattctgtgattcattcTATCATGCcgtgtggcttggtgtcagattttgtttgataatgctcctgtgaaggacCTTGAGACCTTTCATTGCGTCAAAGGTGCTttgtaaatgtaagttgttgttgttggtttATTTATGTTGTATTCTGCTGTCATTAAGTCGTGCAGGTATTGGGTTGACCAAGTGGAATTAATTTTCCTGCCTTTAATAATAATACTCCTCTATGAATCCCTTGAAGGTAATCTTTATGGACGTGGATCCTCGGATGACAAAGGTCCTGTTTTAGCTTGGCTCCATGCTGTTGAAGCCTTTCAAGCACTGAAGCAAGTAGGTACTGCTTacaacaacatcttgcatttgttcagcacctttaatgtagtaaaacactccaagatgcttcacaggcgCACTATCaggcaaaatttgatactgagacTTGTGAGGAGGTCGTAGGGCAGAcagtcaaaagcttggtcaaagatgtaggttttaagaagcgtctTGTAGcgttaatgtcactggactagtaaaccagaggcccaggctaatgccctggggacatgcccaaggcatctggtggaatttaaaaagtcaattaatgaatctgaaattgaaagtaatggcgaccatgaaactatcatcgattgatgtaagaacccatctggttcacttatgccctttggcgaaggaaatctgccgtccttacctggtctggcctacatgtgactccagacccacagcaatgtgattgactcttaactgtcccctgaaatggcctagcaagccactcagtttaaaaGGAATTCAGGattggcaacaaatactggccctgccagtgatgcccacatccaatgaaagagtaaactagaggagagagagaggtggaggctcAGGGAGTTTTAGGgtgggaattctagagcttaggacccaggcagtGGAAGACCTGCCTGTAAGAGTGAGATCAAGAAAAtgggggatgcgcaagaggccagagttggaggagcacagagatcctcTTGCTACTGAGCAGTGCTACCTTCTCAGGACCTTTAAAATATGATGTCTTTCTCCAATTCTGTTCCCAGACCCTGCAGGCATTGTTGAGACTGGCGACTGCCTCACGCCAGGTACAATGCAAGTGGTCTTGTGGAAGTActggcacggacacaatgggccaaatggccttcttccgtGTGGTAAATATTCTATGATTTCTCAGAGTGCCTGGAATGTCAGTAAGGGCTAAAGTCCAGTTGGGCCCAGTTCCCCAGCAATCCTACAGGGGATTGGATGCTGCACCATTTATAATGACAGACTCTGTGATTTCGTGTCTCTACTTTTGGAGGCATCTTTGGCCCGCTTACACCTTGAGCAACAATTTGAAAAGACTCTGCAAAATATTTAAGAGCTTTTCAGCCTGGGCTGGTTATATGTGCACATTCACGTACACTcaagaggagataaggccagaaaAACACTTAAAGCTTCAAATGCCAATAAGCCCAAAGTTTGGGATACCACAAAGTTTAATTCATTGATGAATCTTACCATTCATGATGCAATCACAGGCTGAGAGGCAACCAAGTTCAGATTGTCAAATTGATAAAAACGACATCTGCATGCATACCTTGGAGGGTGGTGTTCATCAGTTTTGGCCAAATCGTCAAGTGTAAAATGTTGTGATCTACCTTTCCCAATATCACACCTAGCAAAACTTCAGGTGAGCTGTCCAGGGTGCTGCACCTGACTCGGGGAAGATCCTGGAGAAGGACTgtgttttaattctttcacaggatgtgggcattgctggctagaccagcatttattgcccatccctaattgtccttgagcaggtggtggtgagccgccttcttgaaccactgcagtccatgtggtgtaggtacacccacagtgctgttagggagggagttccaggattttgactcagcaacagtgaaggaacggtgatatatttccaagtaaggattgtgagtgacttggagaggaacttccaggtgatggtgttcccatcggtctgctgcccttgtccttctaggtggtcctgggtttggaggtactgtcaaaggagtcttggtgaattcctgcaatgcatcttgtagatggtacacactgctgctactgtgtgtcggtgatggatggggtaccaatcaagcagctgttttgccctggatggtgtcaatcttcttaagtgttgttggagctgcatttgaGTCATTGGTGAGGTGAATAAAATTGCTGGGAAGCTCTAGAACATTCACTGCTCAGCCATTTAATTCTGCTTTCATTTCAGGAACTTCCAGTGaatttaaagtttatttttgaaGGGATGGAGGAATCTGGATCTAAGGGACTGAATAAATTCTTGAAAGAGAAAAGTGAGACCTTTTCTTCCAACATAGACTACATTGTTATATCAGACAGCGGATGGCTAAGCAAGAAGCCAGCCCTGACCTACGGAACACGGGGATTATGCTATTTCATTGTAGAGGTATGAAGGGAAGTTAATAATCTCAATCGCTGATGGAGCATACTTCTGATGCCATATAACAAATTGAATGCTAAGAAATTTGGATTAACTAAAGGGATTTTGAGCATTCACTGAAATCAAGGGAACTGTTGGGAAAATGTCCCCTGTGCACATTCTCATTTGATATATATGGGTACTCTGCTTCCATTACCTATAAACTACAAGACATCCAGAATGATGTTTCTCAAGATCTCACACGTACCTGAACCCACATCTCCATCACTGCTGCCTGCGCCAAACTCCACTGACTTCCTGTAACAGGGAATCAACTTCACGATTCTCTTCCTCACCTTAAAACCCATTCCCAGCCTCACCTCTCCCCACCTCCGTGGTctcttcccactcccctccctacctctgcggTCTCCTCTCTCTCCTATATCCCTCCACTAATTTGACCATCACCAGCCTgctcctcattccccactccattTGCTCCCCTGTGCACCCTTTTCCTTCGGCTGCCTTGCCTTCATCTCCTCCAAGTTATTGCTGTATACTACATCATACCTATCAGGAGAGGATGAGCAGACTgaatctcttttctcttgaagagAGAAAGCTGCGACCTCATGgaagtctttaagattatgaaaggttttgatacagTAGACATGGAGAGAATGTTTTCACTAGTGAAGAAAAGCAAAACCAGAGACTATCAATGTAAGATCGTCACTgagaaatccaataaggaattcagaagaaaattcATTACCTAGAGAATGATGAGaaagtggaactcactaccacagagagATGCTGAGGAAAATTGTctcaatgcatttaaggggaggctggATAAGCAtacgagggagaagggaatagagggtcaTGATGATGGTGTGAGGTGAGTAAAGATGAGAGGAAGTTCAAATGGAGTGTAAATGCTGGCATGGTCTGGCTGgctgaattgcctgtttctgtgctgtagaccctgCGCAATTTTACATTCCCTTGAAAAAAGATCGCTGGTTTCTGTTGCAGTTACGTAATCTGTGCATTTTCTGTCCCTAGGTACAAGGTGCAAATCAAGATTTGCACTCTGGTCTGTACGGGGGTGCGGTACATGAGGCAATGACTGACCTGATAGCTCTCCTAGGTAGGAATTAATTTACACGTGATGAAAATGAAGGTGTATTATTTTCAGAGACAGACACTTTTACAGTTgtgttatggtcaccattactgagactagctttatattccagatttattaattgaatttaaattccaccagctgccatgatgggacttgaacccatgtccctaaagcattagcctgggcctctggattactggtccagtgacattaacactacaTGTCATCTCCCCTAATTGGGTAACCAAATTAAAGTGTTTATGGTCATCAAAAAAATTGTAAGAGTAGATAGagtgaaactatttcctctggtgaggggAGTTCAGAAGAAGGggtcataaccttaaaattagacctaagccattcaggggtgatgccagGAAGCAGCTCTTAACACAAAgcatagtggaaatctggaactctatcCCCCAACAAGTCATTGAAACTGGGGATCGATTGAAAATTTCCTAGCTGGGATTGATAGAATTTTGCTAGAGAAGGATAGAAAGGGTTACAGAACCATGGTgtgtagatggagttaagaggcagatcaaccatgatctaattgaatggcggaacaggtttgaaggactgaatggactcctcctgttccccCATAATCCTATGTTCTCAGCGCAAAATGCAGGTGGAAATCCAAGGACTCAATGAATGGCATCCTCTGAAACTTTGATACTTCAGTGAATATAAAAGCCCTACTCAAAATGCTGCTGATCACATCAGTTAGGGAGGTCCTAAGTTCAGCTTCTCCCCCATGTTGAGCCAGCATGTTGGAACAGTGTTTTTGACACCTTAATGCCCTGGCTTCACCTCCTTCAGGTACCAGTGCCCTGAGAGGGT from Carcharodon carcharias isolate sCarCar2 chromosome 6, sCarCar2.pri, whole genome shotgun sequence includes the following:
- the LOC121279147 gene encoding cytosolic non-specific dipeptidase-like isoform X1 encodes the protein MLTLAIFSLLLHFALQALSPLDQVFQYIDEHQDDYVQNLKEWIAIQSESGNPTKREDVIQMMQVVGERIKGLGGTIELTDLGNEELPCGKIISLPPVVLGELGKDPNKTTVCIYGHVDVQAAKIEDGWSTDPYLLTEKDGNLYGRGSSDDKGPVLAWLHAVEAFQALKQELPVNLKFIFEGMEESGSKGLNKFLKEKSETFSSNIDYIVISDSGWLSKKPALTYGTRGLCYFIVEVQGANQDLHSGLYGGAVHEAMTDLIALLDSLVNSTGHILIPGVDSDIVPLTEEERVLYEAIEFNLEAFKHSIGTTELLHKTEEDILLHRWRFPSLSIHGIEGAFSGPGTKTVIPAKVTGKFSIRLVPNMDPEKLSSQVTTYLNGVFAARGSSNKLRVALEAGSKPWVANVTDKQYNAGQRAIKKVFGLEAELIREGGTIPVIRTLQDTMQKSVMMLPIGSPDDGAHSQNEKLSRDNYISGTKLFAAYMTEISQL
- the LOC121279147 gene encoding cytosolic non-specific dipeptidase-like isoform X2 encodes the protein MNLKEWIAIQSESGNPTKREDVIQMMQVVGERIKGLGGTIELTDLGNEELPCGKIISLPPVVLGELGKDPNKTTVCIYGHVDVQAAKIEDGWSTDPYLLTEKDGNLYGRGSSDDKGPVLAWLHAVEAFQALKQELPVNLKFIFEGMEESGSKGLNKFLKEKSETFSSNIDYIVISDSGWLSKKPALTYGTRGLCYFIVEVQGANQDLHSGLYGGAVHEAMTDLIALLDSLVNSTGHILIPGVDSDIVPLTEEERVLYEAIEFNLEAFKHSIGTTELLHKTEEDILLHRWRFPSLSIHGIEGAFSGPGTKTVIPAKVTGKFSIRLVPNMDPEKLSSQVTTYLNGVFAARGSSNKLRVALEAGSKPWVANVTDKQYNAGQRAIKKVFGLEAELIREGGTIPVIRTLQDTMQKSVMMLPIGSPDDGAHSQNEKLSRDNYISGTKLFAAYMTEISQL